One genomic segment of Arthrobacter sp. JZ12 includes these proteins:
- the treS gene encoding maltose alpha-D-glucosyltransferase — MANPFQLHAPGLAHDPHWYRKAVFYEVLVRGFADANGDGSGDFTGLIDKLDYLQWLGVDCLWLPPFFKSPLRDGGYDISDYYDVLDEFGSLSDFKRLVAEAHARGVRVIIDLPLNHTSDKHQWFEESRTDPEGPYGDFYVWSDTDEKYQDARIIFVDTEESNWTFDPVRRQFFWHRFFSHQPDLNFENPKVIEALFDVVRFWLDQGIDGFRADAIPYLFEEEGTNCENLPATHHFLKDLRAMVDENYPGRVIIAEANQMPNDVVEYFGDEDGAECHMCFHFPIMPRLFYALRDQKAAPIIETMAETPDIPAGAQWGTFLRNHDELTLEMVTNEEREAMLGWYAPDSRMRANIGIRRRLSPLLDNSRAEVELIHALLLSLPGSPFLYYGDEIGMGDNIWLEDRDASRTPMQWNPDRNAGFSTADPGKLYLPVVQSLVYHYNHVNVEAQLASSSSLLHWMRQMLAVRRSHPAFGLGSYRNVPTEAEPVLAFIREVAEGNAEGEQPEVILCVFNLSQHPVAARLHLPEYSGRGLRDLFGGTPFPAFGEEGDLTLTLGSHDFYWLRLRSASSNVASPHTEALPVIQISEAVQ, encoded by the coding sequence GTGGCAAACCCGTTTCAGCTGCATGCTCCAGGCCTTGCACACGACCCTCACTGGTACCGCAAGGCGGTGTTCTATGAGGTGTTGGTGCGAGGTTTCGCGGACGCAAACGGTGACGGCTCCGGCGACTTCACCGGGCTCATCGACAAGCTCGACTACCTGCAGTGGCTTGGTGTGGACTGCCTCTGGCTTCCTCCGTTCTTCAAGTCCCCGCTGCGCGATGGCGGGTACGACATCTCGGACTATTACGACGTCCTGGACGAGTTCGGCAGCCTAAGCGACTTCAAGCGGCTGGTCGCGGAAGCCCACGCCCGTGGCGTACGGGTCATCATCGACCTTCCGCTGAACCACACCTCCGACAAGCATCAGTGGTTCGAGGAGTCACGGACCGACCCGGAAGGGCCGTACGGCGACTTCTACGTCTGGAGCGACACTGACGAGAAGTACCAGGACGCCCGAATCATCTTCGTGGACACGGAAGAGTCCAACTGGACATTCGATCCTGTGCGCCGGCAGTTCTTCTGGCACCGCTTCTTCAGCCATCAGCCGGACCTGAACTTCGAAAATCCGAAGGTGATCGAGGCGCTCTTCGACGTGGTTCGGTTCTGGCTTGATCAGGGCATTGACGGCTTCCGCGCCGACGCCATCCCGTACCTCTTCGAGGAGGAAGGGACCAACTGCGAGAACCTGCCCGCTACCCACCATTTCCTGAAGGACCTGCGTGCCATGGTGGACGAGAATTACCCCGGCAGGGTCATCATCGCCGAGGCAAACCAGATGCCGAACGACGTCGTCGAGTACTTCGGTGACGAAGACGGCGCGGAATGCCACATGTGCTTCCACTTCCCGATCATGCCCCGGCTCTTCTATGCCCTGCGCGACCAGAAGGCCGCACCTATCATCGAGACGATGGCCGAAACTCCGGATATTCCGGCCGGCGCCCAGTGGGGCACGTTCCTTCGGAACCATGACGAACTCACCCTGGAAATGGTCACCAACGAGGAGCGCGAAGCGATGCTCGGCTGGTACGCGCCGGACTCGAGGATGCGGGCGAATATCGGTATTCGCCGTCGCCTGTCGCCCCTCCTGGATAACTCGCGGGCGGAGGTCGAGCTCATTCATGCGCTGCTGTTGTCCCTGCCGGGAAGCCCGTTCCTGTATTACGGCGACGAGATCGGCATGGGCGACAACATCTGGCTTGAGGACCGTGACGCGTCGCGAACCCCCATGCAGTGGAACCCTGACAGGAACGCCGGTTTTTCAACAGCAGACCCCGGAAAGCTGTACCTGCCCGTGGTCCAGTCGCTGGTCTACCACTACAACCACGTGAACGTTGAGGCGCAGCTCGCCAGTTCCAGTTCGCTGCTCCACTGGATGCGGCAGATGCTGGCCGTCCGTCGTTCCCACCCTGCCTTCGGGCTTGGTTCCTACCGCAACGTTCCCACCGAGGCCGAGCCGGTACTCGCATTCATCCGGGAAGTAGCGGAGGGCAACGCCGAGGGTGAACAGCCCGAAGTGATTCTGTGCGTGTTCAACCTGTCCCAGCATCCCGTCGCGGCACGGCTGCACCTGCCCGAGTATTCGGGCCGGGGTCTGCGGGATCTCTTCGGCGGAACTCCGTTCCCGGCCTTCGGCGAGGAAGGCGACCTGACGCTGACCCTGGGCAGCCATGACTTCTACTGGTTGAGGCTGCGGTCCGCCAGTTCGAACGTTGCGTCCCCGCACACCGAAGCCCTTCCCGTAATACAGATTTCGGAGGCAGTACAGTAA